The genomic stretch AGCAGGGGCGCCTGGAGTGCCCCGAGGAGAGCAACATGACGCGCATCGGAATGTGGGTGGCCGGAGGGCTGATGGCGAGCGGCCTGCTCCTGGCACCGGGCGCGGCGGAGGCCTGCGAGGCCCACCGGCGCCCGGCCCCGGAAGCGAAGGCCGAGGAGGCCACGCCGAAGGCTGTCGAGCCCTCCACCAGCGGCGTGGAGCGCCCGTTGGATGTGCTGGACTCGCTCATGTCCGCCAAGTGCCAGTGCGGCAGCAAGGCGGACTGCACGTGCAAGAAGGGCTCGTGTGACTGCAGCAAGTGCAAGAAGCCCAAGCGCCAGGTGATGGACGCGCTGCGCGGCCAGCCCGCGAACCTGCAACTCGACGAGGCGCGCTACGACGCGTCCGCGGGCATCTTCATCTAGGCGTCTGGGCGGAGCCCTTCTCCGCCTTCACCACCAGCAGCGACGGCAGGGACACGCGCTCGAAGCGCACGAAGCCCGCCGCCGCGGCCTCCCGGCGCAATTCGGCCTCCCCTCGTGGATGCAGGCCCACGCCGCGGTGGAGCAGTGCCCGAGGCGCTCCCGGCGGTGCGTAGGTGCTGGCCACCCAGCGGCCTCCGGGCCGCAGCACGCGGTGGACCTCCATCATCATCCTGGGCAGGTCCGCGACGAAGGGCAGCGCGTCACTCATCAACACCGCGCCCAGCACACCGTCCTGGAAGGGGAGGTAGGGGGCTTCGGCGCGCAGGAAGTCCACGGCGACGCCGGCCTCGCGCACCTGGGCCACGCCTTCTTCCAGCATGGCGCGGGACACGTCGAGCGCGGCCACGGGCGGCGCGTCGGGCTCATGCGCCAGCCGCCGCGCGAGCAGCCCCGTGCCGCAGCCCACGTCCAACACGGTGCCTTCGGGTTTGCCCAGGAGGCTGCGGTAGAGGACGAACTCGCTGTCGCCATCCAGCGGCTGGCGGGTGAGGGCGCGCTGGAGCACGGGGCGCATGTAGCGCTCATAGGAGCGCGCCACCCAGCGCTGCTCCATGCCGCGCTGCAGCGGGCCGGACGCGGCGGGGTCCACCACCAGGTCGGCGACGCCCTCGGCCACCGGGTGGCTGGCGCCGCACGCCTGGCAGCGCAGCGGGCCGAAGAAGAGCACCGGGGCGTCTACCTCCGGCTGGAGGGCGCCACGCCGGCACCGGGGAC from Myxococcus xanthus encodes the following:
- a CDS encoding metallothionein produces the protein MTRIGMWVAGGLMASGLLLAPGAAEACEAHRRPAPEAKAEEATPKAVEPSTSGVERPLDVLDSLMSAKCQCGSKADCTCKKGSCDCSKCKKPKRQVMDALRGQPANLQLDEARYDASAGIFI
- a CDS encoding class I SAM-dependent methyltransferase; amino-acid sequence: MLFFGPLRCQACGASHPVAEGVADLVVDPAASGPLQRGMEQRWVARSYERYMRPVLQRALTRQPLDGDSEFVLYRSLLGKPEGTVLDVGCGTGLLARRLAHEPDAPPVAALDVSRAMLEEGVAQVREAGVAVDFLRAEAPYLPFQDGVLGAVLMSDALPFVADLPRMMMEVHRVLRPGGRWVASTYAPPGAPRALLHRGVGLHPRGEAELRREAAAAGFVRFERVSLPSLLVVKAEKGSAQTPR